The sequence below is a genomic window from Lolium perenne isolate Kyuss_39 chromosome 4, Kyuss_2.0, whole genome shotgun sequence.
caatgCTTAAGCAGCAGGGGCTTCAGGAGGAGCGTCATCGGCGTCAGGACCTTTCAGAGGCGCATCACCAGCTCCggcctcctcatcgtcttcatcttcctcctcgtcgctcagatagtctttgacgtctggaggaggggggatgaaggtgcgcatctcggcgtactccgcgatccggtacgcccgatcctgccgcttcgtggtgaggaccgggtccaggtcggttggagcttgctcgcgcacgccgatgagggcgtccaggtccaggtccggataccaggagcaggaaacgcgaagcgctgagtccgctccggcacgggcagctGAGCACTGCCACTCTCGGATCCTCCGACCAGCACCCTTCAGGCGAtcgttgatgagggagaaggtgtctggcaccacCTCTCCAGGCCAGAGAACCTTAAAGAGCTGGGTGGCCACCTGCGGGATGTTGGAGAGGTTCCGGTCCACGGCGCGCATGTGGGAAACCCGCGCATTCAGCGCGACCaagtggtcataggggtcccagggcgcatctAGGTTCTGGTATGCCTGTGAAACCCGGCGCTCTCCAACCTTCTTTTGTGcaaacgcctgggagtccggAAAGAGTCCTGAGAGACAAAGGAAAAAAGTTAAGCACATGCTACCAgaagagataagcttataagcagaaaccggaaaagaaaaaagagaaacttACGGAGGGCAGGCGTGTCAGTCTGCGTAACCAgaaggtcgtactccttctgctccgcctccagccacgcggccttgtcctcggctgctttccgcgccttggcggcctcctccagctcaACCTGCAACACCACATTGGAGTTGCTAGCATCCTACAGCGTCTCATTCAGCTTGGTCTCCGCAGCGGCTtgggtggccttcatctcctcgttgtgcttgagcccaagctggatgagctggtccttaagctccttggagatggccttctgggcgctcagatcctcctggtgctgccggatgagctggtccttttcCTCTGGAGCCCGGAAAGAAAATGTTAGCAAAGTTGTACTGATAAAATGAAGGGAAGCAAGTCAACCGGAAAAGAGGAAGCAGTACCTTGGGCGGTGGCAAGCTGAGTCCtgagggcctcaatagaagcttccgggatagctgttaaaCAGAGAATCATAAGTACTAAGAAGAAGGAAGCTTTCCGGTAAGAAGAGGCCGGATGCGCAGaagcttaccttggcacttgctgtgtgcctcagcgagatcccggtgctcccaaagaagctcctcaaagaggatcttccgagcgtcagccgtggtctgttcaagaaaaagatgttagctaagtttcgcgctaagagcaaagttcttaacccgaaactcggggactggctatgccggtttagcgcgtttctagctaagtttcacgctaagagcaaagttcttaacccgaaactcggggactggctatgccggtttagcgcgtttctagctaagtttcacgctaagagcaaagttcttaacccgaaactcggggactggctatgccggtttcgcgcgtttctacctaagtttcgcgctaagagctacgccctcaacacgaaactcggggactgggaagatagacaagattcagcaaaagagaaaccggcatagattttaaagttgaagatagacaagatccggaagaAGAGAAACCGGCGTGAGTTGAAAAATAGAAAAGGTTTGGTGGGacttaccatcatgttgttcgtggcatcgaaccacgcgctgtccagctccttgacggcccggcgcagccgcatgaagtgctcctctgaGCACCGAGGGCCAGCAGGGTCAGGCACCGGTagccggtccttgcccaggccgcgggtcgcctcggacacgtccgcggcgttccacttctcagcgtagggcagcaggtgccccagctcccggccttcgcgctggaactctgttatccggccaagcagggcggtggccttctcgccggcagcgACAGCGACGCGGgcggcgtgcagcaccaagggctgcaggCCGGCGAAGGAAGTGCTGggagccgtcgccttccccttgacggTCTTCAAGGTTGttggcggcggcgttggcgtgGCCCCGGCTGGTTCGGCGCGGGGAGCTTCTGGAGGTGGCGCGGGCGTAGTCTTGGGAGAGGGAGGAGCGTCAGGCGCGTCCTGACCCAGGTTGGAGGAagccggcgcggaagtatccggcgcggctctggagggggaagactccttggtcttcttcttctttcttttctagacgggaggaaccagaggttccgcccgcccggcagcttcttcttcagcgccgatgttgctggcgccggtcttctttctcaggaggggagacaaggtcctcctccgcgcggtgattaggcggtgtaggggccgcgcgccccgcacttggagtgcctcccagaggggaggcagaagcgttgccggcaccagatggtgccgggcttgaatgaagaggaggggttgaggtccttgcggatccatcagagccctcaggccttgggccgagcttgagcgcagggctgaacgaAAGGAAAGGGaagggttggaaaaaagcaaccggaaaagaacttggtaaaaacaagACAAGCAGAGAAACGAGAACTTACCCAGAAGAGGTCGGCATCTGTTTGCCCTTGTAGCGCCTCATGCCTGCGACCTTCCCCGCAAAGgcttccgtccggaagcgcttggaaggAGGCGCCTGGCTCGAACCGGCgtcagatgccggaaccttgttcttctggccttgggccatgagcttCTCCACAAACTCTTGGCCGGCCTCGGCCCGCAGGGGAGGGACGTGCTCGTGGACCTGCGGGTTGGTGTTGGCTGAGAGAACATCTACAGAGAAACAATAACAGAAGAGTATGAGAGATCAAAAAgaagagctacctcaagcaaggtcaggtcatcggaggaacCGGATGCTTCAGGTGGAGATTTACCGAGGCGCGAGGCTGGCGTCCGACCCATCTTCAGATCTTGCCAATGGATGCAGGGGTCCGGGTCTACCTTGTCCATagggcgcttccggcaagggcctcgccgatccgcgtcgatgcgggggaagcggtccttggcctgaaacaaatgaaaagaaggttaaccgcagcataaaagttaccggtaaaccgacccgagttgcgtaatctcttacttcttgggtcggagggttagtggaactgagaggccggaagccccattcccaatcatccggcatggcagtttggcagatctgcctagccttgaggacaatgtccttcttgctgattggaaggccggtgatcttggtaggatcaccgggaccgtacatctcgctcatcttatgagcccggcgcttaagtggaagcacccggcgcgagatgaaggcgcggatgatatcgtcggagcagatgttagtctccttcatCAGCTGCTCCATGAAGCGTATCACCCGGTTCGTTTCGACATAGTTTGTCCCCGGGTTGAAGCTCCAGTTGACTtttctgggcggcgccggattaaaaggtggcagattgatgagatctgaggcgccgtcgttcttcacatagaagaaggtcccttgccataaccggcatgactagagaccggaaaacttgaagaaagggctcccttggcgggagccgatgatgcaagacccgcattgcacggggggtttgggtttaggaatttccttgccctgaacagagttaatccgaagagcaaagaaacgggcaaacgtctcgcgagtgggacgaatgccgatataagcctccataaaggtggcataacaagagagatagaaaacggcattgccgggaagatggtgaggttggagttggtaaaaatcgagaaaactccggaagaaatcggaggcgggaaggccgaagccacgctcgaagTGAACGAGGAAGACGACGTGCTCACCGGGTTGAAGtaccggttcaatctcgtcgccaggaagccggcaggataccccttccggtatccttctagACCGGTAAAGCTAGTCTATCTCGTATTGGGAAACGTCGGAGCCCTTCCAGGccccgcgtgtgataccggaaagATCTATGCCGGAGGTCTGGCtagagctgccggcctcttgGTTGTTACCGGCATCGATGTCCATCTGGACAAGATCGGCGGTTAATCCGTCGGAAGATTGGCTATGGTGGCTACTGGAGGATGAAGCGGAGGAggactcttcgctagacatgagGTTTGACCCAAAAAAACACAATCCCACGATCTACCctggcgcgaagatctacgagtaagagaaaaagcaaaagaaaagaggaagtaaatacactaccggcccaagatctagaaagcaagcaaaaGAGGGGCAAATGCAGATTGGGCCTAACCTGAGGTGGCGGAGTCGTTGAGGAAGGAGTTCGCCGGCGGAGCGGTGAACTTGCGGTTGCCGAGGAAgtccggcgacggcgaggtggaGAAAAGCTTGATGAAGCACCAGTGCCGCGCCTGCGAGGGAAGCACCGCAAGGATTCTCCGCGCGGCAAAGTTCGGCGAGGTCAGGTGGAGCAGCGGCGGAGGTTCGCCGGGCGGCGAGGTTCGAGCGACGAGCGAGAGCGACGGAGGCGCAGAGGGCGAAGAGctctgtgcgcgaggaagtggggaatgcgaagaaggaagaagaagaggcggTTTtctccttataaaggaagaggaagaagtgggccgaaaaccgccgggccgcgacggttcgctccacgggccgcCATGTGGCGCAGCGATACACGCGTAGAAAGCAGAAAGtcacagggaggccacacggatccggaacggcagccagGATCCGCTGTGCAGCAGTTAAtgcgggcgcagaagccgaagggaagtgacccctgacactggcgcgcgtCGATTCTGATACGCATGTCAGCGATGTGctctgtacccgagaaattcttgacttcgccgaggagaggtttaatgactaagataccggagaataagataccggaaaataccTTGCGAAGAGAGGAAacgtgagtccgggcaaagatgccagaTCCGAGCTAaccaccggaaagattaaaccggtatcctaagatgtgagaacctggcatggtctgttggatagaatccaccatACTAtagcagcttcggggactaatgttggggggatgacccccggtatgccaaaggcatgccaaaccggatggtttgagccatcaagataccggtttaatgtttataccgaagCACAAAGATGATAGTTTGGTTAAGTAAAGCCAGGCCGATattcccaagaggggtataccgggaccggatgaagaagacaccgggctaccggtaagaagagcatgtcggtaagactggtcaaagattctcttcagagctagaggacaaggatgagctaagcaaagtggctctaAATGAAGCCCttgcgccaaagagagggatgacgctgaaagaagccgaaggacgtcagcctccctgattaaagaagatcccggcgtcatctatgattaaagtaactttgtaaagtagtttgtccagtcaaagatgccattagggtttcttgctctgtaagccaccctctcccctatataaggagagggggcacacccgtatccGGGACGATCAACCAATAGAGGAATAGAGGAACCTTGTAATCAGAAACCtgtaccatgttgagatcaatgaagattctgatctagagcagagttcttccttgtgtgtttcttcttgtatcactgcctttggctgagttcttgaggaaagcatccggaagttcatcccatctaatcacaaaccctcccccgaatcctcttgcgcccattcggccccaacttaagtcatcccatggcatctgctcattCGCCACGACGACAAAGGAATAGGAAAAGCATAGAAAAAATAATATGTATCCTAGATTCATACATAAAGCAAAAACACATGAAAACTTCAAAAGATCGTTGCCCCGTTTGTAAAGCCTGAACTCAAAACATGGGATCTCATGTATCCTATATTCCTATGGGAACCAAAACTACATGAAAACTTCAAGAGATCATTTGGATGTCACGTGAAAAAAGTACATAAATTCCAGATGACCTCATGTTTGATGTACTCCTTTAAAATAATGGGTGTTCCCAATTCCTTTGTTCCAAATGGCACCAAACGATATTTTCTCTCAGATCATATACCCTAAAATTCCAAAGCGTTTCCTTTGGTTAAAAGGACACCTAAGAACCTAAATTCACGTCTACAAGAACTTAAACATAGTTTGTTGGTCCCTACAATCACTCCCATAACCAAGTGATGTAGACTCtcttttttgagactcatgcttgTGGTCCCCTAGCTATCCAATGTCCCAAAATGATCTATGGTTGGTACTATTTGACGAAGCAATAAATTATCGCTATATTTTTGCTCGACATAACCAAAATATTTGGATAAGTAACAAACAtaataaaaaaaaatcatatgaattttaatatttttaatattttgtcGTGTTGATATTTTTTTAAGACATGGAAGTCCGGATAAGTAATCTCAAATGCAAAGGAGAGTATCCTAAATTTTAACCGATGACTGAAAATGGTGAGGACAAAGtgcatgaaatatttacttgaaGGAGAATTGTTGTATATTTATGCACAAATTTGTGTTTGTAAGTGAATTCATTTTTCTTGTATGTCTTGCCTAAGAAATATATTTTTTTGTTCATAGCAATGAGTATGTTGAAAAAAATATTGTTAATGCAATAAAATGTTCTTCAAATAAGAGAAGATGAGGAAGAAATTGAGGGTGTAATTTAAAATATGATATTTTTCGCAAGGAGGAAAGGATAGAGTTGAAGGAGTGACTTGTAAAGATATCTGGAGCTAGTGGTGAAAACTCTAGCTCCGCCCTTCATTGTTGAAGTTGGTGATGCCGTCATTCATAATGCTTTTTATTAGTGAAAGcagtgcttgaagattgcttggaCATCTCTTCGTGATAAGAATCCATGATCTAGCCTAGGTGGTCGGATCAAGCGAAGTCCTCGTCGTGCAAAGTCGCATTCCTTGAGGCGCTACTGTTGGAGCACCTCTCATGTTAGGCTTTTACCCTCTGGTTGACATCGGTTGTGGTTGATGTTGATGTTTGCCGCAACAGTTTGGTTGATTGatctttttttatttcttttgtattAAGTTGGCTGTGTGAATTCTTAATTTCTCATTGTAATGAATAGCTCTTGAGTGTTGGTGCAGAAACATGGTgtaatttatattttcttgattttAAAATATTTTCTTTAAAAAATCATGATAAAATAGACGATAGAGATAGTTATAAGTGGAACAAAGATTTCAATTACACTATCTTACAGTATGAAAAATAAATTGAAGTTGACATGATGATGCTTAGATGTTGTTTTGAAGAAAGTCCACTTTTGATCCTTGAATTCTAGTGAAAGTTTATTTTTGGTCCTAGAACTTCCATTTGGTTCAGAATGAACCTTGAACTCTCGGAATTATTCACTTTTAGTCCTTATTCCGATTGAGCTAGGCAAATATTTGTCATGGGTGGCAAAATCTCAAGGAAATGGTGCAAGGGCGGAGAAGCAGGATGATGTTGATAGATAAAAGCAAGCAGGCCTTCCTGGCACGACGCTTCAAGTGAATTGGGAGACAAAGAAATCGAACAAAAGACTGGTTTAGGGACATGAGGGTTTTAATTTTTCCAGTAATATGTGGGGTTCGAGTTCGACATCTCAGCTAGCTTGGGTTGCTCTGGTTCAAAAGCAATTCGATTGGTTGACTGTTTCTTCTTTCCATGTTAGCGATTTTCTCAACTCAACCGATGAGGACTGAAAAGTGAACAATTGTAGGAGTTCAAGGTTCGTTCTAAACTAGAAATAATTTTTAGGATAAAATGTGAAGTTTCTCGAGAATTCAAGAACTAGAAGTGGACTTTTTTTTAATAAGTGATTGAGCTTATAAACACATCAGGCAACATATGAATAGACAATACATATGTATATCACTAGCGTTGGTACTGGTGTTGCAAGATGCTTGGATAGGGACTGTGATTCCTAGCATGATCAAACCGGAATCAAAGTGCACAAAATTGGCAGAGGACCAGTACAAACTGGATCTTAGCGGAAAATAATAAAGAAATAAACAGTTGAGGATCAGATGAACAACTTTAGAAAACCGAAACAATTGCTGGTCAGATTTAGACTTTTTCTTAGATGGTCAGACTTATAGACTTTTAAAGCCAAGAGAAATCGTACTCACCGTACATCAGTACTGACAATAGTACACGTTTGGTACAACATGGTTTGGACAATGCGAGCTTTCCTTTTCGTGGTGATGCCATGTCGTTAGCTAAAAGTCAGCGATAATGTTAATTTAGCAGGGTGACAGCACAAAGTTTTGACAAATCACAAGCACTTCAGTTTCCCGTGCTGCCTCCTTGAAGATAGAGCCGGTGCGTGCACGAGATATAGATGTGTTGGATATTTTCAGACACAGAAATGGCAGAGTGATGTTGATCAGTGCCTGTTTGTGCAAGAAATGAAGATGCGTGGAAGCAAGGCAGTAAGCATTGTGGTGGCAAAAAAGATGCCACCTTCTGACGTGACAAGTTTTATTTTATGATCGTTGTATCAAAGTTAAATTTCTGCATTAAGTGTTGGCAAACATGTCTGTTCGACAAGTCACAGCAAAATGGAGATATTAGTCTGGCCAATTTAGACTTGCTAGCAGGCGAAGTAACAATTGCTAACATTTACCACTTTTTGACAATTAGGGTGAATGCACAGGCCAGAGTCATGTTACAGTTCATATTCTTCCACACGATCTTGCTGTACCAACAAATAAGCACAGCTGATTTTTCTCTTACACGGGTGCTTGAAGACTTTAAGTTACATGTCTTCATCTTTTAGAGTAGCTGATGTTGACATGTGTAAAAATCATACTATAACGAATTACAAGCAGTTCATCAAAATGGTAAAGAAAGTCGTTGGATGCAAAACCAATTCCAAGCAGAGTTTGATTATTTCAGTTCAAGGGCACAGCTAACCCTGGACATGTTTGTGCACTTGACAAATTTGTAATCCTGGACTTGGTATATTTAAGTTTACATAGAGGTTGCTACAGGACGGATACAAAGCAGGAAAACCATCGAAGTTTGGTagtcttttttttttgcaaaataaatGTTCTCATAATATATTGACATCTAAAAGTTATCTCCAGATAGATACAATCGATGGAATTATAAAAATTCTATTATCTTTGCTGTCCATAATTGTAGTTCATGTACAGATTATCCACCAACGCTGTATGGGTAGTCCCTTTTTTACAAATCCAACCCAATTATAATTGAACTCAGACAAGTGGTTAGAATCCTAAACCAATTATACACAAATGTTCTAAATTATGGTATAAACATTGCAGGGTAGCTTCGATCTTCATACAGCTTTATCAATCAAAAAAGTACATCTTCagacaactttgatccaatgatcCTTCAGTTATAATCTGTCAGCAATCAGCAGTATCATGGTTTTCATTTTCAGCTTCAACCATTCTCAGAATCAGTTTCCAACTCTGACGACGGCTCACCATGCAATCTCATTTCCTTGGAGATCTGATCATCACGGCAGTAGTTTTCGGCATTCACTGCCAGTTGCTCACTGTGGTCATTCTCCTCACCATCTTCACTAGAAGATGACATGGAGTCTGCCTCCGGAAGTAGATGCCTCAAGCTGCTTGAAGGTAATCTTGCTATCTTGGCCCCTCCAGATCTGATCTTGGACTCAATGGCCTTGATCAACGAAGCTGCTTCCTGAAGCGGAACAACACGAGCACCACAAGCAACAGCTGTAGCATGTACTAGAGAGTTTGGACCTTCTCCTCGCCTGGTCAGTTCAGACATAACACCTGGCAATGGGCCTATATTACCATAACTTCGTTTTGGCTGTCTGATGGGTTCCGCAGGACGGTATGAAATCGGAACTGCTTCGATAGGTGCAGCCAACACTTTGTACTGTCCATCTGTAGCCCAAAGAAATGAACATATATCAGAGAATGCCCTGACTGCAGGTACCGATATATTAAGGCACACAACCATAACCATAGCATTCAAGCTTCAAATAGAAAATAGCGTTCTAGTAAGCAAATGAAACAGAAGTTGGCAAGTCTAAAATGCACATGTGAAAGCCTGAAAAGAATAGCTATACCCGTTGATTCATGAGAAACAGTATAACTAGTTTTTAAAGCTATCTGCAATAGTATGAAACTATAGAGATCCAAAGACAGAAACATTTCAAATTTGCAATGGTCCATATTTATCATGTCCCGGACTCAACAGTCAACACTGAAACTAAAACAAACTATTCAAAAAGCTGTAATATATAGTTCAATTTTCTGGACACCCATATTAAAGAATGAAAACACGGATTGCAAAAAGATGAAAATCACTTTCTCATTTCTGACATCACTTATCAGTTTGGCACCTATCCTGACTGATTAACTTTAAGTCCATGGCTCTGTTTGCAACAAAATAAAAGTATACAAATTTCGGAGGATAGCATTCCTATAGGAAAACAGTCTTTGCCACCATTTGTAGCAAAGGAACGGGCATCCTATTTTCCTTCTAAAATCCATTTTAAAAATATCTTAAAATTAAAGTGATAACGTGGATGATACTTTCATCTGGGAATATGAATTTGCAATTTTATTCTGTAATCATCACAAGAAAATGGAACATAACCAGCAGAACCTCCAGGTGAATTCCTCATCACAGGCATGTACAGCGTCAGAGGTATTGCAGGAATAGCAACTCCAGTTTCTTCAGAAGGTCTACGAAGACTTGCATGATTTCCTTGTGTTGCTCGATTGGAAGTGCAATTCTGCAGGTAGAACAACAAATAAGAACCTTGTGGCCCAGTAAGAAAAACCAAATATTGCTGGAGTGTTAGGAAATCTCTAACAAAGATTTGGAAGTTGACGAGGTAACCTGATATTTCTCGGAAGAGTCATGCTTTCTGTcctcagcatgcaaataagaacgTTCTAATCCATCCCTGCCTTGCCCCTCTGTTGATGGAAGATGGAACAGTTGTTATAGAAAAAAGTGTTATTAGTAAAGAGCACCGGACTAATTTTTATATTATTTTATTCATAGGGTATTTACCATTTGCGGGGAAAGCACATGATAACTGAGCACTGTTGTTAGAATTAGTGCCTGAATCAGTTGAAGGGTTGGTAGGTACAAGCACTAGATTGGAGGTAGGCTCTTGAAAAAGCTTGAGCTGTTGAGATGTTATTTTCTTTCTGACCTCATCTGAACATTGCGAAGCATCCATAGTTTTCACCTGTAGGACCTTGGAGGTAGGCTCTTGCATTACTGGGTGACAACTTTTGACTTGAGCAACCTTCACTGCAGCTTCTTTCAAAGCAGACATCGCCACATGGTAAATATCTTCTGTGACTGACCCCTCTTTTGCAAATTTTATAGCCTCCTGACATAAGTTATTGTAAAGTGCAGTAAGTGAATCTGTAGAATTACATTGAATTTCTGCACCATATCTTTCAGCCTTCACTTCATTTGGATCTGAACACATTCCAGTAAATTCAGCAACTTCTTCAGAAGTAATGTTTGATGTATTAGGGGCCAGTTTAGAAGATAACAACGAGTGGTTATGCTCCTTCTCAAATTTAGACACCATCCATTTTCCAGAGTTCATCTTTTTGACTACAATCATAGCTTTGCAACCAACTCTAGTTATCATTCTTGGGCGCTTCGTTTTCCCATCGTCTGTAATCTCTTTCTTGGCTCGAACCTCGCGAAAGCCTTCCTTGGAGCACACAATCTGGCGAGAAATGATTGAGTTGTCACGCCTTGAACGGCAGTACCTGCTAATACGTGCACGAAAACCATTAAGCCTTGCATAGTTTATATAGAACGATTTCGCATCTTCTTCAGAGTCAAATTCCATACCCTCAACCGGCTCCTCAATAGGTTCCACATCATTAGAATGTGGATTTTCAATTGGATTGAGGTCCTGATCTGCTGACCTAATGTCATGTTTT
It includes:
- the LOC127296192 gene encoding uncharacterized protein isoform X1, which produces MEASSHDPAAEKLIGHEDDTELTPCEGMEFESEDAARDFYSLYARQAGFRIRISRYTRSRRDNSIISRRIVCSREGFHETRNCESLHPDKKQQERTGARVGCKAMIMVKKIGPGKWVVTKFVKIHNHGSVPPRKHDIRSADQDLNPIENPHSNDVEPIEEPVEGMEFDSEEDAKSFYINYARLNGFRARISRYCRSRRDNSIISRQIVCSKEGFREVRAKKEITDDGKTKRPRMITRVGCKAMIVVKKMNSGKWMVSKFEKEHNHSLLSSKLAPNTSNITSEEVAEFTGMCSDPNEVKAERYGAEIQCNSTDSLTALYNNLCQEAIKFAKEGSVTEDIYHVAMSALKEAAVKVAQVKSCHPVMQEPTSKVLQVKTMDASQCSDEVRKKITSQQLKLFQEPTSNLVLVPTNPSTDSGTNSNNSAQLSCAFPANEGQGRDGLERSYLHAEDRKHDSSEKYQNCTSNRATQGNHASLRRPSEETGVAIPAIPLTLYMPVMRNSPGGSADGQYKVLAAPIEAVPISYRPAEPIRQPKRSYGNIGPLPGVMSELTRRGEGPNSLVHATAVACGARVVPLQEAASLIKAIESKIRSGGAKIARLPSSSLRHLLPEADSMSSSSEDGEENDHSEQLAVNAENYCRDDQISKEMRLHGEPSSELETDSENG
- the LOC127296192 gene encoding uncharacterized protein isoform X2, encoding MEASSHDPAAEKLIGHEDDTELTPCEGMEFESEDAARDFYSLYARQAGFRIRISRYTRSRRDNSIISRRIVCSREGFHETRNCESLHPDKKQQERTGARVGCKAMIMVKKIGPGKWVVTKFVKIHNHGSVPPRKHDIRSADQDLNPIENPHSNDVEPIEEPVEGMEFDSEEDAKSFYINYARLNGFRARISRYCRSRRDNSIISRQIVCSKEGFREVRAKKEITDDGKTKRPRMITRVGCKAMIVVKKMNSGKWMVSKFEKEHNHSLLSSKLAPNTSNITSEEVAEFTGMCSDPNEVKAERYGAEIQCNSTDSLTALYNNLCQEAIKFAKEGSVTEDIYHVAMSALKEAAVKVAQVKSCHPVMQEPTSKVLQVKTMDASQCSDEVRKKITSQQLKLFQEPTSNLVLVPTNPSTDSGTNSNNSAQLSCAFPANEGQGRDGLERSYLHAEDRKHDSSEKYQNCTSNRATQGNHASLRRPSEETGVAIPAIPLTLYMPVMRNSPGDGQYKVLAAPIEAVPISYRPAEPIRQPKRSYGNIGPLPGVMSELTRRGEGPNSLVHATAVACGARVVPLQEAASLIKAIESKIRSGGAKIARLPSSSLRHLLPEADSMSSSSEDGEENDHSEQLAVNAENYCRDDQISKEMRLHGEPSSELETDSENG